One window from the genome of Marinobacter bohaiensis encodes:
- a CDS encoding tetratricopeptide repeat protein, whose product MATGHIPKTRVFPVAALMLALGLAGCASLSDSEQAEDSMAAQDAAAPAEEPPIDYADFDQDTLYSLLAAEVAAQRGRYDVTLVNYVEAAKSSRDLGVIKRAMRIAQSLNSDNAQLELANLWLDVEPDSLDAHRVAAIQYVRHKDFDLALYHMEQILAQGEDADFDDLAAISARLPAEDQAELLRLYRDLETRHPDNEEIQYGIALLLKNQGQFDAALTKLEPLLDESDGEPFQPAIILRGDLLYQTGQSQEALDYLRHQSRRYPDNRKLGTLYGRMLIEEQQMQAAEDQFEALTNRFPGEPSLRLSYALVALENGHVKPARASLQQLVEDGEHLDEAHYYLGRIADEHNNVDEAIAQYQQVGEGPHFLPALSRATHLRGANDDLDGALRDLRTLREQMPDAAESLWLIEVNTLLDLEQNADALGAATEALQTFPDNSRIRYARAMLFDEMNRTEEAEADLRQILDNEPENAVALNALGYILTVRTERYAEARQLLEKALKLEPDNPAILDSMGWVHFKLGNIAQAIDYLRQAYLAFPDPEVAAHYGEALYVNGEQEQARVIWRRALDEHPDDTQIPATMERLGEEQSL is encoded by the coding sequence ATGGCCACCGGACACATCCCCAAGACACGCGTATTCCCTGTTGCTGCCCTGATGCTGGCACTGGGGCTGGCCGGCTGTGCCAGCCTGTCCGACAGCGAACAAGCGGAAGACAGTATGGCGGCGCAGGATGCGGCCGCCCCGGCCGAAGAGCCCCCCATCGACTACGCCGATTTCGACCAGGACACTCTCTATAGCCTGCTGGCCGCCGAAGTGGCCGCCCAGCGTGGCCGCTACGACGTGACCCTGGTCAACTATGTGGAGGCCGCCAAGTCTTCCCGCGATCTGGGCGTCATCAAGCGGGCCATGCGCATCGCCCAGTCACTCAACAGCGACAACGCCCAGCTCGAACTGGCCAACCTGTGGCTGGACGTTGAACCGGACAGCCTCGACGCCCATCGCGTGGCCGCCATCCAGTACGTGCGCCACAAGGACTTCGACCTGGCGCTCTACCACATGGAGCAGATACTGGCCCAGGGCGAGGACGCGGACTTCGACGATCTGGCCGCGATTTCCGCCCGCCTGCCGGCCGAGGACCAGGCCGAACTGCTGCGACTCTACCGCGACCTGGAAACCCGCCACCCGGATAATGAAGAAATCCAGTACGGCATCGCCCTGCTCCTGAAGAACCAGGGTCAGTTCGATGCCGCACTCACCAAACTGGAACCGCTGCTGGACGAATCCGACGGCGAGCCTTTCCAGCCGGCGATCATCCTGCGCGGCGACCTGCTCTACCAGACCGGCCAGTCCCAGGAAGCGCTGGACTACCTGCGTCACCAGTCCCGCCGCTATCCGGACAACCGCAAACTGGGCACCCTCTATGGCCGCATGCTGATCGAGGAACAGCAGATGCAGGCCGCCGAGGACCAGTTCGAAGCACTGACCAACCGCTTCCCGGGCGAGCCCAGCCTGCGCCTGTCCTATGCCCTGGTGGCGCTGGAGAACGGCCACGTCAAACCGGCCCGGGCATCGCTGCAGCAACTGGTTGAAGACGGCGAGCATCTGGACGAGGCCCACTACTACCTGGGCCGCATCGCCGACGAGCATAACAACGTGGATGAAGCCATCGCCCAGTACCAGCAGGTGGGCGAAGGCCCGCATTTCCTGCCGGCACTGTCCCGCGCCACCCACCTGCGCGGCGCCAACGACGACCTGGACGGCGCCTTGCGTGATCTGCGGACCTTGCGCGAGCAGATGCCGGATGCCGCCGAAAGTCTCTGGCTGATTGAAGTGAACACCCTGCTGGACCTGGAGCAGAACGCCGATGCTCTGGGAGCCGCCACAGAAGCGCTGCAGACGTTCCCGGACAACAGTCGCATCCGCTACGCCCGCGCCATGCTGTTCGACGAAATGAACCGCACCGAGGAAGCCGAGGCTGACCTGCGCCAGATCCTGGACAACGAACCGGAGAACGCTGTCGCCCTCAACGCCCTGGGCTACATTCTCACCGTGCGCACCGAACGCTATGCGGAGGCCCGCCAACTGCTGGAGAAAGCCCTGAAACTGGAGCCGGATAACCCGGCCATTCTCGACAGCATGGGCTGGGTGCACTTCAAGCTGGGCAACATCGCGCAGGCAATCGACTACCTGCGCCAGGCCTACCTCGCCTTCCCCGATCCGGAAGTGGCCGCCCACT